A genomic region of Oryza glaberrima chromosome 1, OglaRS2, whole genome shotgun sequence contains the following coding sequences:
- the LOC127760375 gene encoding uncharacterized protein LOC127760375, which produces MEGGDSVLDAVLDEEALDYDGDDVEMADADDAVEEAQAQEDPVAITAPTAAATGGGGGGGEGDGGVGQAGKNKNKKKKRKKSARTKNKGKPDGPPKIADINRFVNETCKRLKEKKSYLVWNAVGCLGVSAISDLVREVEAIQKCGGQIVADGSRFRTGGGILWNILKSREPKAYKEIMAKGRELEKQFRYKQGRPQTSRNEDASSQGSALIDEDIEPHGEKEVSDDPERLIDAEKSPHVPDNNKAERKPLADRIRVPVAYDDLFEEGEIHEGDAP; this is translated from the exons ATGGAGGGAGGGGACAGCGTCCTGGACGCGGTGCTCGACGAGGAAGCCCTAGACTACGACGGCGATGACGTCGAGATGGCGGACGCGGACGACGCCGTAGAGGAGGCGCAGGCGCAGGAGGATCCTGTAGCCATCACCGcccccactgccgccgccaccggaggaggaggaggaggaggagaaggcgatggcggcgtgggGCAGGCGgggaagaacaagaacaagaagaagaagaggaagaaatccGCGAGGACGAAGAACAAGGGGAAGCCCGACGGGCCGCCCAAGATCGCCGACATTAACAG ATTTGTTAATGAAACTTGCAAGCGCTtgaaggagaagaagtcctATCTTGTTTGGAATGCTGTTGGCTGCCTTGGTGTTTCTGCTATCAGTGATCTTGTTAGAGAG GTTGAGGCCATCCAGAAGTGTGGAGGCCAGATTGTTGCTGATGGAAGTCGCTTCCGCACCGGTGGTGGAATCCTGTGGAACATCTTGAAGTCACGGGAGCCAAAGGCATATAAGGAAATTATGGCGAAGGGAAGGGAGCTTGAG AAGCAATTCAGGTACAAACAAGGCAGGCCGCAAACGAGCAGAAATGAAGATGCAAGCTCACAGGGAAGTGCGCTAATTGACGAGGATATTGAACCACATGGTGAAAAGGAAGTATCGGATGATCCTGAGCGGTTAATTGACGCGGAGAAGTCACCACATGTACCTGATAATAACAAAGCTGAACGCAAACCATTAGCAGACAGGATTCGTGTTCCTGTTGCTTATGATGATCTATTTGAAGAGGGAGAGATACACGAAGGGGATGCGCCATGA